A DNA window from Oryzias latipes chromosome 5, ASM223467v1 contains the following coding sequences:
- the idh3b gene encoding isocitrate dehydrogenase [NAD] subunit beta, mitochondrial isoform X2: MPQSLTFHQRRSGNTAVMSGTMAAALRRSFSPFVKGLGPSRWQQLASRQLSLSHGLCGSESPLARADAIFKVTMIPGDGVGPELMTAVKDVFKAGDIPVEFEEFHLSEVQHMASEDKLDHVLSSMRNNKVAIKGKIHTPMEYKGELASYEMKLRRKLDLFANVVHVNSLPGYSTRHNNLDLVIIREQTEGEYSSLEHESVPGVIECLKIITRDKSRRIAKFAFDYATKKGRSKVTAVHKANIMKLADGLFLQSCAEVAQLYPKIKYENIIIDNCCMQLVQNPYQFDVLVMPNLYGNIIDNLAAGLVGGAGVVPGESYSAEYAVFETGARHPFAQAVGRNIANPTAMLLSSANMLKHLNLEYHSQMISDAVKRVIKQGKVRTGDLGGYAMCDEFTRAVIANLSV; the protein is encoded by the exons ATGCCACAATCCCTCACTTTTCACCAACGAAGAAGTGGGAACACTGCTGTGATGTCTGGGACCATGGCGGCCGCCCTGAGAAGAAGCTTCTCCCCGTTTGTCAAG GGTCTTGGACCTTCCCGGTGGCAACAGTTGGCGTCTCGACAGCTGAGCTTGTCCCACGGTCTCTGTGGTTCCGAGTCCCCACTAGCTCGAGCTGATGCCATCTTCAAGGTCACCATGATTCCAGGGGATGGAGTTGGACCAGAGCTAATGACTGCTGTCAAGGACGTCTTTAAG GCCGGTGATATCCCTGTTGAATTTGAGGAGTTTCACCTGAGTGAAGTGCAGCACATGGCCAGTGAAGACAAACTGGATCACGTCTTGTCTTCTATGAGAAACAACAAAGTAGCTATTAAAG GGAAGATTCACACACCCATGGAGTATAAAGGAGAACTAGCTTCATATGAAATGAAACTGAG GCGTAAACTGGATCTGTTTGCTAACGTGGTTCACGTGAACAGCCTGCCTGGTTACAGCACACGCCATAATAACCTGGATCTGGTCATCATTCGTGAGCAGACAGAGGGGGAGTACAGCTCCCTGGAGCATGAG AGTGTGCCAGGGGTCATTGAATGTTTGAAGATTATCACCAGAGATAAGTCACGGCGCATCGCCAAGTTTGCCTTCGACTACGCCACCAAGAAAGGCCGAAGCAAGGTCACCGCTGTCCACAAAGCCAACATCAT GAAATTAGCAGACGGCTTGTTCTTGCAGAGTTGTGCAGAGGTGGCCCAGCTGTACCCCAAAATTAAATATGAGAACATAATCATTGATAATTGCTGCATGCAG CTGGTCCAAAACCCTTACCAGTTTGACGTGCTGGTGATGCCCAACTTGTATGGAAACATAATCGATAACCTGGCAGCGGGGCTGGTGGGAGGAGCAGGAGTTGTTCCAGGAGAAAGCTACAGTGCAGAATACGCTGTTTTTGAAACT GGAGCCCGACATCCCTTTGCCCAAGCCGTAGGAAGAAACATCGCCAACCCCACAGCCATGCTGCTCAGTTCTGCTAACATGCTGAAGCACCTCAA CCTGGAATATCACTCCCAGATGATTTCAGATGCTGTCAAGAGGGTCATCAAACAGGGAAAG GTGCGCACTGGAGACCTGGGGGGATACGCAATGTGCGATGAATTCACGCGGGCTGTCATTGCAAATCTGTcagtttag
- the idh3b gene encoding isocitrate dehydrogenase [NAD] subunit beta, mitochondrial isoform X1 gives MPQSLTFHQRRSGNTAVMSGTMAAALRRSFSPFVKGLGPSRWQQLASRQLSLSHGLCGSESPLARADAIFKVTMIPGDGVGPELMTAVKDVFKAGDIPVEFEEFHLSEVQHMASEDKLDHVLSSMRNNKVAIKGKIHTPMEYKGELASYEMKLRRKLDLFANVVHVNSLPGYSTRHNNLDLVIIREQTEGEYSSLEHESVPGVIECLKIITRDKSRRIAKFAFDYATKKGRSKVTAVHKANIMKLADGLFLQSCAEVAQLYPKIKYENIIIDNCCMQLVQNPYQFDVLVMPNLYGNIIDNLAAGLVGGAGVVPGESYSAEYAVFETGARHPFAQAVGRNIANPTAMLLSSANMLKHLNLEYHSQMISDAVKRVIKQGKVRTRDLGGYSTTGDFVHAVVENLRHRPAH, from the exons ATGCCACAATCCCTCACTTTTCACCAACGAAGAAGTGGGAACACTGCTGTGATGTCTGGGACCATGGCGGCCGCCCTGAGAAGAAGCTTCTCCCCGTTTGTCAAG GGTCTTGGACCTTCCCGGTGGCAACAGTTGGCGTCTCGACAGCTGAGCTTGTCCCACGGTCTCTGTGGTTCCGAGTCCCCACTAGCTCGAGCTGATGCCATCTTCAAGGTCACCATGATTCCAGGGGATGGAGTTGGACCAGAGCTAATGACTGCTGTCAAGGACGTCTTTAAG GCCGGTGATATCCCTGTTGAATTTGAGGAGTTTCACCTGAGTGAAGTGCAGCACATGGCCAGTGAAGACAAACTGGATCACGTCTTGTCTTCTATGAGAAACAACAAAGTAGCTATTAAAG GGAAGATTCACACACCCATGGAGTATAAAGGAGAACTAGCTTCATATGAAATGAAACTGAG GCGTAAACTGGATCTGTTTGCTAACGTGGTTCACGTGAACAGCCTGCCTGGTTACAGCACACGCCATAATAACCTGGATCTGGTCATCATTCGTGAGCAGACAGAGGGGGAGTACAGCTCCCTGGAGCATGAG AGTGTGCCAGGGGTCATTGAATGTTTGAAGATTATCACCAGAGATAAGTCACGGCGCATCGCCAAGTTTGCCTTCGACTACGCCACCAAGAAAGGCCGAAGCAAGGTCACCGCTGTCCACAAAGCCAACATCAT GAAATTAGCAGACGGCTTGTTCTTGCAGAGTTGTGCAGAGGTGGCCCAGCTGTACCCCAAAATTAAATATGAGAACATAATCATTGATAATTGCTGCATGCAG CTGGTCCAAAACCCTTACCAGTTTGACGTGCTGGTGATGCCCAACTTGTATGGAAACATAATCGATAACCTGGCAGCGGGGCTGGTGGGAGGAGCAGGAGTTGTTCCAGGAGAAAGCTACAGTGCAGAATACGCTGTTTTTGAAACT GGAGCCCGACATCCCTTTGCCCAAGCCGTAGGAAGAAACATCGCCAACCCCACAGCCATGCTGCTCAGTTCTGCTAACATGCTGAAGCACCTCAA CCTGGAATATCACTCCCAGATGATTTCAGATGCTGTCAAGAGGGTCATCAAACAGGGAAAG GTTCGGACACGAGACCTTGGGGGGTACTCGACCACTGGAGACTTTGTGCATGCTGTAGTGGAAAACCTGCGACACCGACCGGCTCACTAA